The following coding sequences are from one Panicum hallii strain FIL2 chromosome 5, PHallii_v3.1, whole genome shotgun sequence window:
- the LOC112893523 gene encoding myosin-17-like → MDGDQRRHAAAVVTVARAQDSPARRLIAWLQLLFRAFVQRYGKLASWDAAGRPVLVVAAAFFLQRTLRRRYLSWKDSSRLRLRAAAVTVQAAVRAMVARRELSLRKQIRAATRIQAQWRAHRAVWSYLMTKRAALTCQRAWRQGIASRELRKLRLEDLEREMLDEMCRLREMVDVLQQAVNDAETRAVNEREAAKKAIAESEAARVIKETVVMVEDTEKVNSLNAEVDRLKDLLGVEMKETFAAKKALAEAELRNEKLARLLGVEEVKNKRLQDSLKRMEEKASNLDEENKMLRQAVASIPTIKSPLTENREAPNIQESPENEKTPNGAVKPITVDREGNIHEKNAEQPSSNGHEAEKQQQDLLIKCLSEDLGFSIGRPIAAYLIYRCLVHWRSFEEERTSVFDRIIQKITGALEGRDNNDTLAYWLSNSCTLLVLLQRTLKINGVAALARQRRRASPLKVPQENQDASHPDHPVSDGRLISGLAEVYQVEAKYPAIAFKQQLTALLEKVYGIIRHNLKKELSPLLSLCIQAPRTFVVSPRGSCSQGTDLAQQASMAHWQSIIKILTNSLNILKSNYVPAFLICKLFTQVFSFINVQLFNSLLLRRECCSFSNGEYVKAGLDELEHWCFWLTEEYAGSAWDELKHIRQAVTLLILEEKHSRSLTEITDDFCPALSMQQLYRISTMYCDDKYGTLGIPPEVISSMRTKMIEGSSSPSAHDDINSFLLDDDFSIPFSVDDIAKLMVHVDIADMDLPPLIQESNGSKLEH, encoded by the exons ATGGATGGAGATCAGAGgaggcacgccgccgccgtggtcACCGTCGCACGGGCGCAGGACAGCCCGGCGCGGCGCCTGATCGCGTGGCTGCAGCTTCTCTTCC GGGCGTTCGTTCAGAGGTACGGCAAGCTCGCGAGCTGGGACGCCGCGGGGCGCCCCGTGCTCGTCGTCGCCGCGGCGTTCTTCCTCCAGAGGACCCTGCGACGCCGGTACCTGTCATGGAAGGATTCgtcgcggctgcggctgcgggcCGCCGCGGTCACCGTGCAGGCGGCCGTCAGGGCCATGGTGGCTCGCCGCGAGCTCTCGCTCCGGAAGCAGATCAGAGCAGCCACGCGCATCCAG GCGCAATGGCGTGCGCACCGGGCAGTGTGGAGCTACCTGATGACGAAGAGGGCCGCCCTGACCTGCCAGCGTGCTTGGAGGCAGGGCATTGCGAGCAGGGAGCTCAGGAAGCTCAGACTG GAAGATCTTGAGAGGGAGATGCTGGATGAGATGTGCAGGCTGCGTGAGATGGTGGACGTGCTCCAGCAGGCCGTCAACGACGCCGAGACGAGGGCCGTCAACGAGAGGGAGGCGGCGAAGAAGGCGATTGCGGAGTCGGAAGCGGcccgggtgatcaaggagaccgTGGTGATGGTCGAGGACACCGAGAAGGTTAACTCGCTGAACGCCGAAGTTGATCGGCTGAAG GATCTGCTGGGAGTTGAAATGAAGGAAACGTTTGCCGCAAAGAAGGCGCTTGCTGAAGCTGAATTGAGGAATGAGAAGCTGGCCAGACTGCTTGGAGTTGAGGAGGTTAAGAACAAACGGCTGCAAGATTCCCTGAAAAG GATGGAGGAGAAGGCTTCCAATCTAGATGAAGAAAACAAAATGCTTCGACAGGCTGTTGCATCAATTCCTACTATCAAGTCACCATTGACCGAAAACCGTGAAGCGCCTAATATTCAG GAAAGTCCTGAGAATGAGAAAACACCAAATGGTGCAGTGAAGCCCATCACAGTAGATAGGGAGGGAAATATCCAT GAGAAGAATGCTGAACAACCTAGCTCAAATGGCCATGAAGCTGAGAAGCAACAGCAA GATCTTCTGATCAAGTGTCTCTCTGAAGATCTGGGCTTCTCGATCGGCAGGCCTATTGCTGCCTACCTCATCTATCGATGTCTGGTCCATTGGAGATCATTTGAAGAGGAGAGGACCTCAGTCTTTGACCGAATTATTCAGAAGATTACTGGTGCCCTTGAG GGTCGAGACAACAATGATACATTAGCATATTGGCTGTCCAATTCATGCACACTGCTGGTTCTTCTCCAAAGGACACTGAAAATCAACGGGGTAGCTGCTTTGGCTCGTCAGAGGCGAAGAGCGTCGCCTCTCAAGGTTCCACAG GAAAACCAAGATGCTAGTCATCCTGACCATCCAGTTTCTGATGGACGGTTGATCAGCGGACTAGCTGAAGTTTACCAGGTTGAGGCCAAATATCCAGCTATTGCGTTCAAGCAGCAGCTCACAGCATTGTTGGAGAAGGTCTATGGGATAATCAGGCACAATCTGAAGAAGGAACTGTCCCCACTTCTCAGCCTGTGTATTCAG GCACCAAGAACATTTGTTGTCAGTCCAAGGGGATCATGTTCTCAAGGAACAGATTTGGCACAGCAGGCTTCCATGGCACATTGGCAGAGCATCATCAAAATCCTCACAAATTCTCTCAATATCTTGAAATCAAATTAT GTGCCGGCATTCCTGATTTGCAAGTTGTTCACTCAAGTTTTTTCTTTTATCAATGTGCAACTGTTTAACAG TCTCCTGCTACGGCGTGAGTGCTGTTCGTTCAGTAATGGAGAATATGTCAAAGCTGGACTTGATGAGCTAGAGCACTGGTGCTTTTGGCTGACTGAAGAG TATGCGGGCTCTGCTTGGGATGAGCTGAAGCATATAAGGCAAGCAGTCACACTCTTGATACTCGAAGAGAAGCACAGCAGGAGTCTCACAGAGATCACAGACGACTTTTGCCCA GCGCTGAGCATGCAGCAACTGTACCGGATCAGTACGATGTATTGCGATGACAAGTATGGAACCCTGGGCATTCCACCAGAA GTCATCTCAAGCATGCGGACCAAGATGATCGAGGGCTCCAGCAGTCCATCCGCGCACGACGATATCAACTCGTTCTTGTTAGACGATGACTTCAG CATACCGTTCTCCGTCGACGACATTGCCAAGCTGATGGTGCACGTGGACATTGCAGACATGGACCTCCCGCCACTGATTCAGGAGAGCAATGGCTCGAAACTGGAACACTGA